In a genomic window of Pseudomonas putida:
- a CDS encoding sulfite exporter TauE/SafE family protein — MYLVFGAALGTLGGIFGIGGGLIAIPLLGVLFGLDQQIAQGTALVMVVPNVMLALWRYHQRNRIEMRHALPLASMGFCFAWFGSIWAVGIDAQTMRIGFVAFLVALSAYNLVRMFGARTPASAQMKYSWPWLGVLGAASGTMGGLFGVGGAVVATPVLTSLFGTTQVVAQGLSLALALPSTGVTLVTYAAHHQVDWMIGVPLAIGGLLSISWGVKVAHAMPERLLRALFCGFLVLCAVMLAFKV, encoded by the coding sequence ATGTATCTGGTTTTTGGCGCAGCCCTGGGCACCCTGGGCGGTATCTTTGGCATCGGCGGCGGCCTGATTGCCATCCCGCTGCTGGGCGTCTTGTTCGGTCTGGATCAGCAGATCGCTCAAGGCACGGCATTGGTCATGGTGGTGCCTAACGTCATGCTGGCGCTCTGGCGCTATCACCAGCGCAATCGCATCGAAATGCGTCATGCCCTGCCTCTGGCCTCCATGGGCTTCTGTTTTGCCTGGTTTGGTTCGATCTGGGCCGTGGGAATTGACGCGCAAACCATGCGTATCGGCTTCGTTGCGTTCCTTGTCGCCCTTTCGGCTTACAACCTGGTGCGCATGTTCGGCGCCCGTACACCGGCGTCGGCACAGATGAAATATTCGTGGCCATGGCTGGGCGTTCTGGGGGCCGCGTCCGGCACCATGGGCGGGTTGTTTGGCGTCGGCGGGGCGGTCGTGGCGACGCCTGTGTTGACCAGCCTGTTCGGCACCACGCAAGTGGTTGCCCAAGGCCTGTCGCTGGCCCTGGCGTTACCCAGTACCGGCGTCACCCTGGTCACCTATGCCGCGCACCATCAGGTGGACTGGATGATTGGTGTACCACTGGCCATCGGCGGCCTGCTGAGCATCAGTTGGGGCGTGAAGGTCGCCCATGCCATGCCCGAGCGCCTGCTGCGTGCGCTGTTCTGCGGCTTTCTGGTGCTTTGCGCGGTGATGCTCGCCTTTAAAGTTTGA
- a CDS encoding class II 3-deoxy-7-phosphoheptulonate synthase, producing the protein MSQPWSPDSWRALPIQQQPQYPDAAHLQHVEQTLASYPPLVFAGEARELRRQFAEVTQGRAFLLQGGDCAESFAEFSAAKIRDTFKVLLQMAIVMTFAAGCPVVKVGRMAGQFAKPRSANDETIDGVTLPAYRGDIVNGIGFDEKSRVPDPERLLQSYHQSTATLNLLRAFAQGGFADLHQVHKWNLDFIANSALAEKYSHLADRIDETLAFMRACGMDSSPQLRETSFFTAHEALLLNYEEAFVRRDSLTNDYYDCSAHMLWIGDRTRQLDGAHVEFLRGVNNPIGVKVGPSMNTDDLIRLIDILNPENDPGRLNLIARMGANKVGDHLPQLIRAVQREGKQVLWSSDPMHGNTIKASSGYKTRDFAQILGEVKQFFQVHQAEGSYAGGIHIEMTGQNVTECIGGARPITEDGLSDRYHTHCDPRMNADQSLELAFLIAETLKQVRR; encoded by the coding sequence ATGAGCCAACCCTGGAGCCCTGACAGCTGGCGCGCCCTGCCGATCCAGCAACAACCCCAATACCCCGATGCGGCGCATTTGCAGCACGTCGAGCAGACCCTGGCCAGTTATCCGCCGCTGGTGTTTGCCGGTGAAGCCCGGGAATTGCGCCGTCAGTTTGCCGAAGTGACCCAGGGTCGCGCGTTTCTGTTGCAGGGCGGCGATTGCGCCGAAAGCTTCGCCGAGTTCTCCGCCGCGAAAATCCGCGACACCTTCAAGGTGCTGCTGCAAATGGCGATTGTCATGACCTTTGCCGCCGGGTGCCCGGTGGTCAAGGTCGGACGCATGGCCGGGCAATTTGCCAAGCCGCGCTCGGCCAATGACGAAACCATCGACGGCGTGACCCTGCCGGCCTACCGGGGCGATATCGTCAACGGCATCGGTTTCGACGAAAAAAGCCGCGTGCCGGACCCGGAGCGCCTGCTGCAGTCCTATCACCAGTCCACCGCCACCCTGAACCTGTTGCGCGCCTTCGCCCAGGGCGGTTTTGCCGACCTGCATCAGGTGCACAAGTGGAATCTGGATTTCATCGCCAACTCCGCGCTGGCCGAGAAATACAGCCACCTGGCCGATCGCATCGATGAAACCCTGGCGTTCATGCGCGCCTGCGGCATGGACAGTTCGCCGCAACTGCGCGAGACCAGTTTCTTCACCGCCCACGAAGCGCTGCTGTTGAACTACGAAGAAGCCTTCGTGCGTCGCGACAGCCTGACCAACGATTACTACGACTGCTCGGCCCATATGCTGTGGATCGGCGACCGCACCCGTCAGCTCGACGGCGCCCACGTCGAATTCCTGCGCGGGGTGAACAACCCGATCGGGGTCAAGGTCGGCCCGAGCATGAACACCGACGACCTGATCCGCCTGATCGACATTCTCAACCCGGAAAACGATCCGGGCCGTCTGAACCTGATTGCGCGGATGGGTGCGAACAAGGTCGGCGATCACTTGCCGCAACTGATTCGCGCCGTGCAGCGTGAAGGCAAGCAAGTGCTGTGGAGTTCGGACCCGATGCACGGCAACACCATCAAGGCCAGCAGCGGCTACAAGACCCGGGATTTCGCGCAGATTCTTGGTGAAGTGAAGCAGTTCTTCCAGGTTCACCAGGCGGAAGGCAGCTATGCCGGCGGCATCCATATCGAGATGACCGGGCAGAACGTGACCGAATGTATCGGCGGTGCGCGACCGATTACCGAGGATGGCTTGTCGGATCGCTATCACACCCATTGCGACCCGCGGATGAATGCGGATCAGTCGCTGGAGCTGGCGTTTTTGATTGCCGAGACACTGAAGCAGGTTCGGCGCTAA
- a CDS encoding LysR substrate-binding domain-containing protein encodes MSSYPTIDTEVLRTFVAIADQGGFTRAGELVHRTQSAVSMQMKRLEEDVLQRQLFQRDGRQVRLTAEGQVLLGYARRILKLHSEVFNTLREPDMIGTVRIGTPDDYVMRFLPGILRRFAQSYPLIQIEVHCESSKQLLMRQDLDLSIVTREPGSEIGQLLRKERFVWAEAQCYSAHEQTPLPLAMFNSDCFCRMWACNALDAIGRDYRVAYNSDSLSAIMAVVSAGLAVTAQLESLITPDMRILGEAEDLPVLPEASIMLVRNLHNPSPITECLAEHIVDGFKL; translated from the coding sequence ATGTCGAGCTACCCGACTATCGATACCGAAGTGCTGCGCACCTTCGTCGCGATCGCCGACCAGGGTGGCTTTACCCGCGCCGGCGAACTGGTGCATCGCACCCAGTCGGCCGTCAGCATGCAGATGAAACGACTGGAGGAGGACGTGTTGCAGCGCCAGTTGTTCCAGCGTGACGGCCGACAAGTGCGGCTTACCGCCGAAGGCCAGGTGCTGCTGGGCTACGCACGGCGCATCCTCAAACTGCACAGTGAAGTGTTCAATACCTTGCGCGAACCGGACATGATCGGGACGGTGCGCATCGGTACGCCAGACGATTATGTGATGCGCTTCCTGCCCGGCATCCTGCGGCGCTTTGCCCAGTCCTACCCGCTGATCCAGATCGAGGTGCACTGCGAATCATCCAAACAATTGCTGATGCGCCAGGACCTCGACCTGTCGATCGTCACCCGCGAGCCAGGCAGCGAAATCGGCCAGTTGTTGCGCAAGGAGCGTTTTGTCTGGGCCGAGGCGCAGTGCTACAGCGCCCATGAGCAAACACCCTTGCCGCTGGCAATGTTCAATAGTGATTGTTTCTGCCGGATGTGGGCCTGCAATGCGCTGGATGCGATCGGCCGCGACTACCGCGTGGCCTACAACAGTGACAGCCTGTCGGCGATCATGGCGGTGGTCAGCGCCGGCCTTGCGGTGACCGCGCAACTGGAAAGCCTGATCACCCCCGACATGCGCATCCTCGGTGAAGCCGAAGACCTGCCCGTCTTGCCCGAGGCCAGCATCATGCTGGTGCGTAATCTGCACAACCCGTCGCCCATCACCGAATGCCTGGCCGAACATATCGTCGACGGTTTCAAACTTTAA
- a CDS encoding MarR family winged helix-turn-helix transcriptional regulator: MTTERDTPDNCDGLLLDNQACFALHSTSLMMTKVYKPLLQALGLTYPQYLAMMVLWEQDGLTVGEISARLLTDPGSLTPLLKRLEAEGLLSRTRSREDERVVIVELTEEGRGLRDKARGIPQCILGASGMTLERLQALQAELQELRRHLQDSL; the protein is encoded by the coding sequence ATGACCACCGAACGCGACACCCCGGATAACTGCGACGGCCTGCTGCTGGACAACCAGGCCTGCTTCGCCCTGCATTCCACTTCGCTGATGATGACCAAGGTCTACAAGCCCCTGTTGCAGGCTCTGGGCCTGACTTATCCACAGTATCTGGCGATGATGGTGCTGTGGGAACAGGACGGTTTGACGGTAGGCGAAATCAGCGCACGACTGCTGACCGATCCCGGCTCGCTCACGCCGCTGCTCAAGCGCCTGGAAGCCGAAGGATTGCTCAGCCGCACCCGAAGCCGCGAAGACGAGCGCGTGGTGATTGTCGAACTCACCGAAGAAGGTCGCGGCTTGCGAGACAAGGCGCGGGGAATTCCTCAATGCATCCTCGGCGCCAGCGGCATGACGCTGGAGCGATTGCAGGCGCTGCAGGCGGAACTGCAAGAGCTGCGTCGGCATCTGCAGGACAGTCTCTGA
- a CDS encoding LysR family transcriptional regulator, which translates to MNPNQLTDQLGLFLDVLETGSFSAASRRHPLTPSAVARRIDSLESAVGSQLFIRSTHAVRATPAGLAFAERARRIVEELRLARAEAVSLSSAPEGLIRVDAPAAFGRRHLAPVIADFLVLYPGLDVQLHLIDSFVDMQGLNLGKVDLVLRAGQLADTRLVATPLASIVRIACASPDYLRRRGMPNDPAQLIEHDGVDWDGLAPPFAWRFEREGQMQLHRPSRIRMSANNAEALVFGALAGLGVAHLPTWLASEYLLRGELLPLFCENGLPKPECAGIYALRLEQQAVARSRLLLEYLKTRFSPIPPWDLVLQSHLNRH; encoded by the coding sequence ATGAATCCCAACCAACTGACCGATCAACTCGGGCTGTTTCTTGATGTACTGGAAACCGGCAGCTTTTCCGCGGCCTCGCGGCGCCATCCGCTCACGCCTTCGGCGGTGGCGCGGCGGATCGACAGCCTCGAAAGTGCCGTCGGCAGCCAGTTGTTCATTCGCAGCACCCACGCGGTTCGCGCCACGCCCGCGGGACTGGCCTTTGCCGAGCGGGCGCGGAGAATTGTCGAAGAACTGCGCCTGGCCCGGGCCGAGGCGGTGTCCCTGAGCAGCGCACCCGAGGGCTTGATTCGGGTGGATGCGCCGGCGGCGTTCGGTCGACGGCACCTGGCACCGGTGATCGCCGACTTCCTGGTGCTCTACCCCGGCCTTGATGTGCAACTGCACCTGATCGACAGTTTTGTCGATATGCAGGGCCTGAACCTGGGCAAGGTCGATCTGGTGCTGCGCGCCGGGCAATTGGCCGATACCCGGCTGGTGGCTACGCCTCTGGCGAGCATCGTGCGTATCGCCTGTGCGAGCCCGGACTATCTGCGGCGTCGGGGCATGCCGAACGATCCAGCGCAGCTCATCGAACACGACGGCGTCGACTGGGATGGCCTGGCCCCGCCCTTTGCCTGGCGCTTCGAGCGTGAGGGGCAGATGCAACTGCATCGTCCGTCGCGCATCCGCATGAGCGCCAACAACGCCGAAGCCCTGGTTTTTGGCGCACTGGCCGGGCTGGGCGTTGCGCACTTGCCGACCTGGCTGGCCAGCGAATATCTGTTGCGCGGCGAACTGTTGCCCCTGTTTTGCGAAAACGGCCTGCCCAAGCCGGAATGCGCCGGGATCTATGCCCTGCGCCTGGAACAACAAGCCGTTGCCCGCAGCCGTTTGTTGCTTGAATACCTGAAAACCCGATTCAGCCCGATCCCGCCGTGGGACCTGGTGCTGCAGTCTCATCTGAACCGCCACTAG
- a CDS encoding elongation factor P, translating into MKTGKELKPGTVLRIDNDPWLVQKAEFTKSGRNSAIMKTKLKNLLTGYKTETVYGADDKLDDVILDRKEATLSFISGDSYTFMDTTDYTMYELNAEDIEAVLPFIEEGMTDVCEAVFFEGRLVSVELPTTIVRQVAYTEGSARGDTSGKVMKPAKLKNGTELSVADFIEIDDMIEIDTREGGSYKGRAK; encoded by the coding sequence ATGAAAACTGGTAAAGAACTCAAACCCGGTACCGTGCTGCGTATCGACAACGATCCATGGCTGGTTCAAAAAGCTGAATTCACCAAGTCGGGCCGTAACAGCGCGATCATGAAGACCAAGCTGAAGAACCTGCTGACCGGCTACAAGACCGAAACCGTTTACGGTGCGGACGACAAGCTGGACGACGTGATCCTGGATCGCAAAGAAGCGACCCTGTCGTTCATCAGCGGTGACTCCTACACGTTCATGGACACCACCGACTACACCATGTACGAGCTGAACGCCGAAGACATCGAAGCCGTTCTGCCGTTCATCGAAGAAGGCATGACCGACGTTTGCGAAGCCGTGTTCTTCGAAGGCCGTCTGGTTTCCGTAGAGCTGCCGACCACTATCGTGCGTCAGGTTGCCTACACCGAAGGTTCCGCTCGCGGCGACACTTCCGGCAAGGTCATGAAGCCTGCCAAACTGAAGAACGGTACCGAGCTGTCGGTTGCTGACTTCATCGAAATCGACGACATGATCGAAATCGATACCCGCGAAGGCGGTTCCTACAAAGGCCGTGCGAAATAA
- a CDS encoding organic hydroperoxide resistance protein yields the protein MQTLYTAIATSTGGRDGRAISSDNILDVKLATPKELGGAGGAATNPEQLFAAGYSACFIGALKFVASQTKRSIPSDASITAHVGIGQIPGGFGLDIDLHISLPGLEQADAQSLVDAAHQVCPYSNATRGNVDVRLHVTV from the coding sequence ATGCAAACTCTCTACACCGCAATCGCAACTTCCACCGGTGGCCGTGACGGTCGTGCGATTTCCAGTGACAACATTCTCGACGTCAAACTCGCCACCCCGAAAGAACTCGGCGGTGCCGGCGGTGCGGCGACCAACCCTGAGCAACTGTTCGCTGCCGGCTACTCGGCCTGCTTCATCGGCGCCCTGAAGTTCGTCGCCAGCCAGACCAAACGCAGCATTCCGAGCGACGCCTCGATCACTGCCCATGTCGGCATCGGCCAGATCCCTGGCGGTTTCGGTCTGGACATCGATCTGCACATCAGCCTGCCGGGCCTCGAACAAGCCGATGCGCAAAGCCTGGTCGACGCAGCCCACCAGGTCTGCCCGTACTCCAACGCCACCCGCGGTAACGTCGATGTGCGCCTGCACGTGACCGTCTAA
- a CDS encoding winged helix-turn-helix domain-containing protein, with translation MPATQSLSLKQARRLALAAQGFNGRQPPATIKALQLNRLIDRLGILQIDSVNALVRSHYLPLFSRLGNYPSDLLDQAAWSQGRRRTLFEYWGHEASLMPLSLYPMMRWRMQRAMRGEDIYQQLARFGREQQDTIHRVLACVQEQGALGASSLSTRQERAGPWWDWSAEKHALEWLFAAGEVTVAGRRGFERLYDLPERVIPSAILTQPQLSEPEAQRGLLLHAVTALGVGTEKDLRDYFRLNPADSRPRLEELVEAGEMQMCEVQGWRQPAYCRPDASPPRKVAASALLSPFDSLVWERSRTERLFDFRYRLEIYTPQHKRVYGYYVLPFLHNERIAARVDLRAERAAGQLAVHAVHEEELGLDEEGMLALAVNLRRMADWLGLERVQLNCPRASAVKLRVALANIDGA, from the coding sequence ATGCCCGCAACACAGTCCTTATCTCTCAAACAGGCTCGGCGTCTGGCGCTGGCCGCCCAGGGATTCAACGGGCGCCAGCCGCCGGCGACGATCAAGGCGCTTCAACTCAACCGGCTGATCGACCGGCTGGGCATTCTGCAGATTGATTCCGTCAATGCACTGGTGCGCTCGCACTACCTTCCGCTGTTTTCCCGTCTCGGCAATTATCCCAGTGATCTGCTCGACCAGGCGGCCTGGAGTCAGGGTCGACGTCGCACTTTATTCGAGTACTGGGGCCATGAGGCCTCGCTGATGCCCCTGTCGCTGTACCCGATGATGCGTTGGCGCATGCAGCGCGCAATGCGCGGCGAAGACATTTATCAACAGCTGGCGCGTTTCGGCCGTGAGCAGCAGGACACGATTCACCGGGTCTTGGCCTGCGTTCAGGAGCAGGGCGCGCTGGGTGCCAGCAGCCTGTCGACGCGGCAGGAACGGGCCGGACCCTGGTGGGACTGGAGCGCGGAAAAGCACGCTCTGGAATGGCTGTTCGCCGCCGGTGAAGTGACCGTCGCCGGTCGGCGCGGGTTCGAGCGGCTCTATGATCTGCCGGAGCGGGTGATTCCCTCGGCGATCCTGACGCAACCGCAGCTCAGCGAGCCCGAGGCCCAGCGCGGGTTGCTGTTGCATGCCGTGACCGCCCTGGGCGTGGGGACCGAGAAAGACCTGCGTGACTACTTTCGGTTGAATCCTGCGGACAGTCGACCTCGTCTTGAGGAACTGGTCGAGGCGGGCGAGATGCAGATGTGTGAAGTTCAGGGCTGGCGGCAACCGGCGTATTGCCGGCCCGACGCCAGTCCACCGCGCAAGGTGGCGGCCAGTGCGTTGCTTTCGCCTTTCGATTCGCTGGTCTGGGAGCGCAGCCGCACCGAGCGCCTGTTCGATTTTCGTTATCGGCTGGAGATTTACACGCCGCAGCACAAGCGGGTGTATGGCTATTACGTGTTGCCGTTCCTGCACAACGAACGGATTGCCGCGCGGGTCGATTTACGTGCGGAACGGGCTGCCGGGCAGTTGGCGGTGCATGCGGTGCATGAGGAGGAGCTGGGGCTGGATGAGGAAGGGATGCTGGCGCTGGCGGTCAATTTGCGGCGGATGGCGGATTGGTTGGGGTTGGAGCGGGTGCAGTTGAATTGCCCGAGGGCGAGTGCGGTGAAATTGAGGGTGGCATTGGCCAATATTGATGGTGCCTGA
- a CDS encoding DUF1127 domain-containing protein, whose translation MKGQHEFHAAEKHSVHLISDLLHKVSRWYELHRERELLASLSDEALKDIGMSRADVEFESVKPFWNDPMHK comes from the coding sequence ATGAAAGGTCAACATGAGTTTCACGCTGCGGAAAAACACTCGGTTCATCTGATTTCCGACCTGCTGCACAAGGTCAGTCGCTGGTACGAGCTGCATCGCGAGCGCGAACTGCTGGCAAGCCTGAGCGACGAAGCGTTGAAGGACATCGGTATGAGTCGGGCGGATGTGGAGTTCGAGTCGGTCAAGCCATTCTGGAACGACCCAATGCATAAATGA
- a CDS encoding spermidine synthase, with product MTEERVEHLLAEVQDEFGVIRVLEVADYRFLEFGDAIEQSCVFTADPSWLEYDYTRAMLIGALCHEQPESALFLGLGAGTLTQACLKFLPLEDVEAIELRPDVPRLAIEYLGLDDDPRLYIRVGDALELLDTAEPADLIFVDLYTDVGPGVGHLAWTFLENCQKRLTPGGWLVINQWATDDGKPLGAALLRGLYHRHYWELPVKEGNVILIVPSELDQELDMQGLIARAEALAPRLGYSLEALIKAIRPAT from the coding sequence ATGACTGAGGAGCGCGTCGAGCATTTGCTCGCCGAGGTGCAGGACGAATTTGGCGTGATTCGTGTGCTGGAAGTGGCCGATTACCGTTTTCTCGAATTCGGAGACGCCATCGAGCAAAGCTGTGTGTTCACCGCCGACCCGAGCTGGCTCGAATACGATTACACCCGGGCGATGCTGATCGGTGCGCTGTGCCACGAACAACCGGAAAGCGCGCTGTTCCTCGGGCTTGGTGCCGGCACGCTGACCCAGGCCTGCCTCAAGTTCCTGCCGCTGGAAGATGTCGAAGCCATCGAGCTGCGTCCCGATGTGCCGCGCCTGGCGATCGAATACCTTGGTCTGGATGACGATCCGCGTCTGTACATTCGTGTTGGTGATGCCCTGGAGTTGCTCGACACCGCCGAGCCTGCGGACCTGATTTTCGTCGACCTTTACACCGATGTCGGTCCGGGCGTCGGGCATCTGGCCTGGACCTTCCTGGAGAACTGCCAGAAACGCCTGACCCCGGGTGGCTGGCTGGTGATCAACCAATGGGCCACCGACGATGGCAAGCCGTTGGGCGCCGCGTTGCTGCGCGGGCTCTATCACCGGCATTACTGGGAGTTGCCGGTGAAGGAGGGCAACGTGATCCTGATCGTGCCTTCGGAGCTGGATCAGGAGTTGGACATGCAAGGGCTGATTGCTCGGGCCGAAGCGCTGGCGCCGCGGTTGGGGTATTCATTGGAAGCGTTGATCAAGGCGATTCGCCCAGCTACTTGA
- a CDS encoding alpha/beta hydrolase, giving the protein MNTFSKVLTGTLLALSVHSAFAGDVEHNTQAFLDVLNAGTGKPMEQMTPKDARAVLVGAQSGVKLTLPKADVSQKTIQVDGQPLDLTIVRPAGVKGELPVFMFFHGGGWVLGDFPTHERLVRDLVAGSGAAAVFVNYTPSPEAHYPVAINQAYAATKWVAEHGKEINVDGKRLAVAGNSVGGNMAAVVALMAKDKGTPAIKFQVLLWPVTDANFDTGSYNQFAEGHFLTRNMMKWFWDNYTTDAKQRNEIYASPLRATPAQLKGLPPALVQTAEADVLRDEGEAYARKLDEAGVPVTSVRYNGMIHDYGLLNVVSQVPAVRSAMLQASEELKQHLKK; this is encoded by the coding sequence ATGAACACTTTCAGCAAAGTCTTGACCGGTACCCTTCTCGCTCTGTCCGTCCACAGTGCATTCGCCGGCGACGTTGAACACAACACCCAGGCCTTTCTCGACGTGTTGAACGCCGGCACCGGCAAACCGATGGAACAGATGACACCCAAGGATGCCCGCGCCGTGCTGGTGGGCGCGCAGTCGGGGGTGAAGCTGACGCTGCCAAAAGCGGATGTCAGCCAGAAGACCATCCAGGTCGATGGCCAACCGCTGGACCTGACCATCGTCCGGCCAGCCGGGGTCAAGGGCGAGTTGCCGGTGTTCATGTTCTTCCACGGTGGCGGCTGGGTATTAGGCGATTTCCCGACCCACGAGCGGCTGGTTCGTGACCTGGTGGCGGGTTCGGGTGCAGCGGCGGTTTTCGTCAACTACACCCCGTCGCCGGAAGCGCACTACCCGGTGGCGATCAACCAGGCTTACGCCGCGACCAAATGGGTGGCCGAGCACGGTAAAGAGATCAACGTCGATGGCAAGCGCCTGGCCGTGGCCGGCAACAGCGTTGGCGGCAACATGGCGGCGGTGGTCGCGCTGATGGCCAAAGACAAAGGCACCCCGGCGATCAAATTCCAGGTACTGCTGTGGCCGGTGACCGATGCCAACTTCGACACCGGTTCCTATAACCAGTTTGCCGAGGGGCACTTCCTCACTCGCAACATGATGAAGTGGTTCTGGGACAACTACACCACAGACGCCAAGCAACGTAACGAGATCTACGCCTCGCCGTTGCGGGCAACCCCTGCGCAACTCAAGGGCCTGCCACCGGCACTGGTGCAGACAGCCGAAGCCGACGTTCTGCGCGATGAAGGTGAAGCCTACGCTCGCAAACTCGACGAAGCCGGTGTGCCGGTGACCTCGGTTCGCTACAACGGCATGATCCACGACTACGGCTTGCTCAACGTGGTGAGCCAGGTGCCGGCGGTTCGTTCGGCGATGCTGCAGGCGTCGGAAGAGCTTAAGCAACATCTGAAGAAATAA